The Starkeya sp. ORNL1 DNA window GCCGGCCGCTGCCACCGCTGAAGCGGCACCGCCTGCGCCGACCGCGCCCGCATCGATTGCACCCGCGCCGCTCGCACCTGTAGTGGCCGAGCCGGCGCCGCAGACTCCCGCGCCGCAGACAACCGCGCCGCAGAATGCTGCGGTTGAAGCGCCGGCTGCAGCGCCGGCCATGACGACCGCTCCGGCGACTGCCGAGGCGCCGGCGCCGGCCGCTGCGCCGTCGGCTTCCGAGCCGGCCGCTGTTGCCGCGACGCCGGAGCCCGTGGTCGTCGACCCGGTCGCGATGCAGGTGTCGGCGTTGCTGGAAGGCAAGGCGCTCGACGCCATCGTCACGCAGAAGGCCGAGCGCGAGGCGCTCGCGGCGTTCTATGCGGCCCGCGGCGGCACGCAGGTATTCACCGCCGGCCACGAAATCTCCCCGCTCGGCAAGGCGGTGCTGGCGGTGTTCGCCACTTCCGCCGCCGACGGCCTGTCTCCCGCCGATTATGCGGTGGCCGCGCCGAAGGCGGACGCCACCGACGCCGACGTCGCCGGTACCGAATTGCGGCTTGCCGCAGCCACGCTCGCTTATGCGCGGCATATGCAGGTCGGCCGCTTCAACCCGGCGCGCATCTCGGAGAATGTCGATCCCACTTTGACCCCGCCGGATCCGGCCGCGGTGCTGGCGCTGGTGACGACCACGCCGAATGTGCGCGGCGCGCTGGCGGGCTTCGCCCCGCAATATCCCGGCTATGCCGCCCTCAAGGCGAAGCTGGCGGAGATGCGTCCCGAGCAGAGCGCGGTGGCGCCGCCGCAAGTGCCGCAGGGCAAGGTGCTGCGCCCGAACATGAGCGATCCGCGGGTGCCGATCCTGCGCGCGCGGCTCGGCCTGCCGGGCGAGGCCGACAACCTGGTCTATGATCACGATCTGGTCGAGGCGGTTAAGTCGTTCCAGGCCAAGACCGGCCAGCCGCCGAGCGGCATCATCGGCAAGGGCACCATCAGCGCCATGAACGACACCGGCGAGCGCCGGGTCGGCGACATCATCGCCAATATGGAGCGCTGGCGCTGGCTGCCGCACGACATGGCGCAGACCTATGTGATGGTGAACATCCCGGAATTCATGGTCCGCATCGTGAAGGACGGCAAGCCGTTCCACGAGACCAAGGTCGTCGTCGGCAAGCCGGAGAACCAGACCCCGATCCTGACGCACGACATGGAATACATCGTCTTCAATCCCTCCTGGAACGTGCCGCCCGGCATCGCCAAAAAGGAGATGCTGCCGCGCCTCGCCGCCGATCCCTATTATCTGGCACGCCAGGGCATCGACGTGGTGCGCAATGGCCGGGTGGTCGATCCCAGCATGGTCGACTGGAGCCGCGGCACGCAGGGCTATGCGTTCCGCCAGCCGCCGGGCGAGCGCAATGCGCTGGGCCGCATCAAGTTCATGTTCCCGAACAAGCACTCGGTCTATCTGCACGACACGCCGAGCCGCTCGCTGTTCGCCAATGACCGCCGTGCCTACAGCCATGGCTGCGTCCGGGTGTACGAGCCCTTGAAGTTCGGCGAGGCGATCTTCGCGCTCGGCATGCCGCAGGATCCGTGGTCGCAGGGCCGCATCTCGAAGCAGCTTGGCGGCAACGAGAAATATGTGAACCTGAAGCAGCGCTTCCCGGTCCACCTGGTCTATTTCACCACCTTCGTGAACGAGGCCGGATCGCTGGTGTCGCGCGAGGACCTCTACGGCATCAACGCGCAGACCAAGCTGATGCTCGGCCTCGACGGCGCCCGCCGCATGGCCGACCGTGGCGCGACGACGACCCCGGCGCGCTGAGAACCCACGCCTTAATTCCAAGATCACCCTGTCATCCCCGGCCTCGTGCCGGGGATCTCGATTCCTGACAGCGCCGGAGACCGTCATGGCCGGGACAAGCCCGGCCATGACGATGGAAGTGGGCTTTTCACCGGCTACGGTTCAACGGCGCGCCGAACTCAGGCGCGGGCAGCCGAGCCTGTCACTCCCCGCTGGCGACGCGGCTTGCCAGCAATTCGCCGCTGCGCTCCAGCACCGGATAGGCGGCTGCGGCGACGATGTGGCTGTTGATCAGCTTCATGTCGCGCAACAAGTCGAGATAGAGCGCGCTCGCCTGCGCGACCGGCAGCCGGCTGCCGCGCAACCGCTCGAAATGCTGCAGCGTGGCGCGGGATTCCGCCTCGCGGAATGCCACCTTCTCGTCCGCCAGCAGCCGCGCGGCGCGCGGATCCTCGGTCATCAGCAGCGAGGCCGCGGTCCTGAGATTGGCGATGAGGCGGTTCATCAGTTCGCTCATCTCCGCCTGCCTCTCCTTGGGGAAGTCGAGCCCGCGCTTCAACCCCTTGGAGGCGTGCGGCAGCAAATGGCGGTCGACCACGTCGCCGGCCTGTTCGAGATTCATCGCGAAGGCGAGGATCTCGTTGAGCCGGCGATGGTCGTTCGGCCCCAGTTCGTCCGGGTCGATCGAGGTCAGATACGACTTGATGGCGATGTTCAGCCGATCCAGCACGTCGTCGCGGCGCCTGGTCTCGGCGATCAGGCGGCGGTCGCCTTCGGCCAGCGCGTCACGGGCGCCGACCAGCATCGCTTCGAGAAAGTCGGCGAGCCGCAGCGCCTCGCGGGCGGCTCCACCCAGCGCGATGATCGGAATCTCCTTCGCCGCCGGATCGAGATAGAGCGGGCGCGAGGGGTCGGCCGCGGCGGGAGCGTCCGGCAGCAGGCGGCGCAGCAGGCGCGCCAGCGGCCCCAGCAGCGGCAGGAACACCACCGCGGTGACGATGTTGAACAGCGTGTGGAAGTCCGCCACGGCGCGAGCATCGTCCGGCTGGAACGTCACCATGAAGCGGCCGATCGGCTGCATCGCGACGAGCACGATGCCGATACCGATCAGCCGGGTGAGGAGATTGCCGAGCGGCACGCGCTTGGCCGCCGGACCGTCGCCGGCGGGTCCCTCGATCAGGGGATTGATGGCGGTGCCGAGATTGGCGCCGAGCACCAAGGCGAAGGCGGCGTTCGGCGGCACCACGCCATTGGCGGCGAGCGACATCACCAGCAGCACTACGGCGACGCTCGAATGCGCGGCCCAGGTGAGGCCGGCGGCGAGCAGCACGTCGAGCACCGGCAGTGTCGAGATGGCGCCGAGCAGCAGGCGCAGGCTCGGCGCGTCCTCGAAGTCCCGCAACAGGTCGAGCAACTGGTTGAGCGCCAGCAGCATCAGGCCAAGGCCAATCAGCACGCGGCCGAGATCATGGGTCTGAGTGGAGGAATCGCGCCTGAACATCAGCACGCCGATCAGGATCAGCGCCGGCGAGACCGCGGAGATGTCGAAGGACAGCAATTGCACGATGAGCGTGGTGCCGACATTGGCGCCGAGCATGACGGCGAGCGCCGGCACCAGATCGACCAGCCCACCGACCGCAAAGCCGGTCACCATCAGCCCCGTCGCGGTGCTGCTCTGGAGCAAAGTGGTGACGCCGAGCCCGGCAACGAAGGCACGGAAGCGATCGCCGAGCGCATGGCCGAGGATCGAGCGCAGCCTCGGACCGAAGGTACGTTGCACGCCGGTCTGCACCATGTGCGTGCCCCAGAGGAGCAGCGCAATGAAGCCGGCGAGATCGATCAGGGTGGCAGGAAAGCTCATCGGCACCT harbors:
- a CDS encoding Na/Pi cotransporter family protein; this encodes MSFPATLIDLAGFIALLLWGTHMVQTGVQRTFGPRLRSILGHALGDRFRAFVAGLGVTTLLQSSTATGLMVTGFAVGGLVDLVPALAVMLGANVGTTLIVQLLSFDISAVSPALILIGVLMFRRDSSTQTHDLGRVLIGLGLMLLALNQLLDLLRDFEDAPSLRLLLGAISTLPVLDVLLAAGLTWAAHSSVAVVLLVMSLAANGVVPPNAAFALVLGANLGTAINPLIEGPAGDGPAAKRVPLGNLLTRLIGIGIVLVAMQPIGRFMVTFQPDDARAVADFHTLFNIVTAVVFLPLLGPLARLLRRLLPDAPAAADPSRPLYLDPAAKEIPIIALGGAAREALRLADFLEAMLVGARDALAEGDRRLIAETRRRDDVLDRLNIAIKSYLTSIDPDELGPNDHRRLNEILAFAMNLEQAGDVVDRHLLPHASKGLKRGLDFPKERQAEMSELMNRLIANLRTAASLLMTEDPRAARLLADEKVAFREAESRATLQHFERLRGSRLPVAQASALYLDLLRDMKLINSHIVAAAAYPVLERSGELLASRVASGE
- a CDS encoding L,D-transpeptidase family protein; its protein translation is MSGRLKLLSGTAIAAVAALSLSVAALGLALPMLVAQAQENTVQRGPEIQQGPDLPAPQESAPHAAGGSVETTDSAGMGTSDGAAPSTSDPVAAVPAPTAPEPTAAEAGAATHQPAAATAEAAPPAPTAPASIAPAPLAPVVAEPAPQTPAPQTTAPQNAAVEAPAAAPAMTTAPATAEAPAPAAAPSASEPAAVAATPEPVVVDPVAMQVSALLEGKALDAIVTQKAEREALAAFYAARGGTQVFTAGHEISPLGKAVLAVFATSAADGLSPADYAVAAPKADATDADVAGTELRLAAATLAYARHMQVGRFNPARISENVDPTLTPPDPAAVLALVTTTPNVRGALAGFAPQYPGYAALKAKLAEMRPEQSAVAPPQVPQGKVLRPNMSDPRVPILRARLGLPGEADNLVYDHDLVEAVKSFQAKTGQPPSGIIGKGTISAMNDTGERRVGDIIANMERWRWLPHDMAQTYVMVNIPEFMVRIVKDGKPFHETKVVVGKPENQTPILTHDMEYIVFNPSWNVPPGIAKKEMLPRLAADPYYLARQGIDVVRNGRVVDPSMVDWSRGTQGYAFRQPPGERNALGRIKFMFPNKHSVYLHDTPSRSLFANDRRAYSHGCVRVYEPLKFGEAIFALGMPQDPWSQGRISKQLGGNEKYVNLKQRFPVHLVYFTTFVNEAGSLVSREDLYGINAQTKLMLGLDGARRMADRGATTTPAR